The Gammaproteobacteria bacterium genome contains a region encoding:
- a CDS encoding TraB/GumN family protein, which translates to MAVTGEQALSGGTRQASEKQIHLYKLEKAGTTYYLFGSNHSVSLNELSKAALDCIEQVFSQSPVFVCEGLHRDITQARLLQYGYLRDPKDKSPYWIEQLTTKESDVVNSLLDTIKVRYKLTFDNRDIQIGAIPLFIVGDIFDKGIDSEIQRKHRQKNNFMPLDHEDEDAECVQLFELEDTIHTVEELKPYLESYFFNPEHQALLKASKLQYLSGEPVWVAEDDVPDITEQNKAWFNYIRQMRLNKGTTAIVVGAAHLYGGYGLLSLYQKAGFALTRMNVAEGEFKPVQTQDLLYLYNRPIQTAQGNLSRNAEEVKFAADKAVAPSTGAPVKPS; encoded by the coding sequence ATGGCTGTAACAGGTGAACAGGCTTTAAGTGGAGGTACACGTCAGGCCTCTGAAAAACAAATTCATTTATACAAGCTAGAAAAAGCTGGAACAACGTATTATTTATTTGGTAGTAATCACAGTGTTTCGTTAAATGAGCTTTCTAAAGCTGCCTTAGATTGTATTGAACAGGTTTTTTCACAAAGTCCTGTCTTTGTTTGCGAGGGTTTGCATAGAGATATCACCCAGGCGCGTTTATTGCAATATGGTTATCTGAGAGATCCTAAGGACAAATCGCCATATTGGATAGAGCAGCTGACTACTAAAGAAAGCGATGTGGTTAATTCACTGCTTGACACAATAAAAGTTCGATATAAATTGACTTTTGATAATCGAGATATTCAAATTGGCGCCATCCCTTTGTTTATCGTTGGAGATATATTTGACAAGGGTATAGATTCTGAAATTCAGCGAAAACATCGCCAAAAAAATAACTTTATGCCGCTTGATCACGAAGATGAGGATGCGGAATGTGTTCAACTTTTTGAACTTGAAGACACGATACATACAGTCGAGGAATTAAAACCGTATTTAGAAAGCTATTTTTTTAATCCAGAGCATCAGGCTTTGTTGAAAGCAAGCAAGTTGCAATATCTTAGTGGAGAACCAGTATGGGTAGCGGAAGACGATGTTCCTGACATAACAGAGCAAAATAAAGCGTGGTTTAATTACATTAGACAAATGCGGTTAAACAAAGGAACGACAGCGATTGTAGTAGGTGCTGCGCATTTATACGGGGGATATGGTTTGTTGTCTTTATATCAAAAAGCGGGATTTGCTTTAACCCGAATGAATGTTGCTGAAGGTGAATTTAAGCCTGTTCAAACGCAAGATTTATTGTATTTATACAATAGGCCTATCCAAACGGCACAAGGCAATCTTTCGAGAAACGCCGAGGAAGTAAAATTCGCGGCAGACAAAGCCGTGGCGCCGAGCACGGGTGCGCCTGTAAAACCGTCGTAG